A single region of the Leptothrix cholodnii SP-6 genome encodes:
- the uraH gene encoding hydroxyisourate hydrolase yields MGQLTTHVLDTAHGCPAAGMHVALWAIAPDGMATHLQSVTLNDDGRVGRPLLEGAALMAGRYRLVFGVGAYFTARGVALPTPVFLDEVPLDFGVSDPSAHYHVPLLVSPWSYGTYRGS; encoded by the coding sequence ATGGGACAACTGACCACTCACGTACTCGACACCGCGCACGGCTGCCCGGCCGCCGGCATGCACGTCGCCCTGTGGGCGATCGCGCCCGACGGCATGGCCACGCACTTGCAGAGCGTCACGCTCAATGACGACGGCCGGGTCGGCCGGCCGCTGCTCGAAGGTGCTGCGCTGATGGCCGGGCGCTACCGGCTGGTGTTCGGTGTCGGCGCCTACTTCACCGCCCGTGGCGTGGCGTTGCCGACGCCGGTTTTCCTCGACGAGGTGCCGCTCGACTTCGGCGTGTCCGACCCGTCGGCGCACTACCACGTGCCGTTGCTGGTCAGCCCCTGGAGCTACGGCACCTACCGTGGCAGCTGA
- a CDS encoding urate hydroxylase PuuD, protein METYLLDWANLLLRWLHVITAIAWIGSSFYFVWLDNSLVPPADPAARDRGVGGEIWSVHGGGFYNAQKYPLGPSKMPAHLHWFYWESYSTWLSGFGLFTVLYLWNAGTFLVDKSRMDWSPLAAGSAALGFLVAGWLVYDLICRVIGQKKAADGTLSTGNDGLVLGLLFVYTVAATWLACQLFAGRAAFLLMGAMLATIMSANVLFWIIPGQRTVVADLTAGRPMQAIFGQRGKQRSVHNTYFTLPVLIAMLSNHYGMLFQHPQNWLVLSALMLVGALVRQFFVARHKGRQLWPLVAAALLILAVLIAWLAPAKVVEDAAAAPVTLAQVQPIIEQRCVLCHNAQLPNKGVALHSAELIEQHRQQIYQQVVLQKLMPLNNATGITEAERTLIGRWAQADHKP, encoded by the coding sequence ATGGAAACCTACCTGCTCGACTGGGCCAACCTGCTGCTGCGCTGGCTGCACGTCATCACCGCGATCGCCTGGATCGGCTCGTCGTTCTACTTCGTCTGGCTCGACAACAGCCTGGTGCCACCGGCCGATCCGGCCGCGCGTGACCGAGGCGTGGGCGGCGAGATCTGGTCGGTGCACGGCGGCGGGTTCTACAACGCCCAGAAATACCCGCTCGGCCCCAGCAAGATGCCCGCGCACCTGCACTGGTTCTACTGGGAGAGCTACAGCACCTGGCTGTCGGGTTTCGGCCTCTTCACGGTGCTCTATCTCTGGAACGCCGGCACCTTCCTGGTCGACAAGAGCCGCATGGACTGGTCGCCGCTGGCCGCCGGCAGCGCGGCCCTGGGCTTTCTGGTGGCGGGCTGGCTGGTCTACGACCTGATCTGTCGCGTCATCGGCCAGAAGAAGGCCGCCGACGGCACGCTGTCGACCGGCAACGACGGCCTGGTGCTGGGCCTGCTGTTCGTCTACACCGTGGCCGCCACCTGGCTGGCCTGCCAGCTGTTCGCCGGCCGCGCGGCCTTCCTGCTGATGGGCGCGATGCTCGCCACCATCATGAGCGCCAACGTGCTGTTCTGGATCATCCCCGGCCAGCGCACCGTGGTGGCCGACCTGACGGCCGGGCGGCCGATGCAGGCGATCTTCGGCCAGCGCGGCAAGCAGCGCAGCGTGCACAACACCTACTTCACGCTGCCGGTGCTGATCGCGATGCTGTCCAACCACTACGGCATGCTGTTCCAGCATCCGCAGAACTGGCTGGTGCTCAGCGCGCTGATGCTGGTGGGCGCGCTGGTGCGGCAGTTCTTCGTGGCGCGCCACAAGGGCCGGCAGCTGTGGCCGCTGGTGGCCGCGGCGCTGCTGATCCTGGCCGTGCTGATCGCCTGGCTGGCGCCGGCGAAGGTCGTCGAGGACGCGGCGGCCGCACCGGTGACGCTGGCGCAGGTGCAGCCCATCATCGAGCAGCGCTGCGTGCTGTGCCACAACGCCCAGCTGCCCAACAAGGGCGTGGCGCTGCACAGCGCCGAGCTGATCGAGCAGCACCGCCAGCAGATCTACCAGCAGGTCGTGCTGCAGAAGCTGATGCCGCTGAACAATGCCACCGGCATCACCGAGGCAGAGCGCACGCTGATCGGCCGCTGGGCCCAGGCCGACCACAAGCCCTGA
- a CDS encoding Na/Pi cotransporter family protein — translation MLHLLNLLAAIALLVWATQIVRTGVLRLFGEDLRRMLAASMGAWPKAMLAGLGVTCLVQSSTATALIVSSFVGRGLVATAPALVVMLGADVGTSVMALVYSFDLSWLSPLLIFMGVITYVSREKTSTGRVGQISIGLGLITLALQLIVANTGPLVQAPLVRTLLVTLPNDLPMELLVGALLAMASYSSLAVVLLVATLADQGLVPVPTALGLVLGANIGRAAVSMLSVWRSDVATRRLPLGNLLFKGLAVLLIAPFLGLVHVWLQDGIGVVLMQVVLFNLAFNAAQAILFVPFTGLLAAALERWLKVPPSTDDRAPRHLDKLALGTPSIALSCAAREALRQADAVETMLRGVLPVIRNNDLDLAARLRQMEEVVDALYTAIKLYLTQVSRTALSERESQRWTEIVSFTINMEQIGDIIERVLQDVEDKKIRKQRSFSDAGMAEITHLHERLLANLRLGMSVFLDGHVRDAQKLLEEKARFRELEHEYASTHLNRLQDNTAASIETSSLHLDLISELKRINSHICSIAYPILEPAGALTPTRLRASRMGGLDEEVRAHAR, via the coding sequence ATGCTCCACCTGCTCAATCTCCTGGCCGCCATCGCCCTGCTGGTGTGGGCGACCCAGATCGTGCGCACCGGCGTGCTGCGCCTGTTCGGCGAAGACCTGCGCCGGATGCTCGCCGCCAGCATGGGCGCCTGGCCCAAGGCGATGCTGGCGGGCCTGGGCGTGACCTGCCTGGTGCAGTCGAGCACCGCCACCGCGCTGATCGTGTCGTCGTTCGTCGGTCGCGGCCTGGTGGCCACCGCGCCGGCGCTGGTGGTGATGCTGGGCGCCGATGTCGGCACCAGTGTGATGGCGCTGGTCTACTCGTTCGACCTGTCGTGGCTGTCGCCGCTGCTGATCTTCATGGGCGTGATCACCTACGTGTCGCGCGAGAAGACCAGCACCGGCCGGGTCGGCCAGATCTCGATCGGCCTGGGCCTGATCACGCTGGCGCTGCAGCTGATCGTCGCCAACACCGGGCCGCTGGTGCAGGCGCCGCTGGTGCGCACGCTGCTGGTCACGCTGCCCAACGACCTGCCGATGGAGCTGCTGGTCGGCGCCTTGCTTGCGATGGCCAGCTATTCGAGCCTGGCCGTCGTGCTGCTGGTGGCGACGCTGGCCGACCAGGGCCTGGTGCCGGTGCCGACCGCGCTGGGCCTGGTGCTGGGCGCCAACATCGGCCGCGCGGCGGTGTCGATGCTGTCGGTCTGGCGCTCCGATGTCGCCACCCGTCGGCTGCCGCTGGGCAACCTGCTGTTCAAGGGGCTGGCGGTGCTGCTGATCGCGCCGTTCCTGGGCCTGGTGCACGTCTGGCTGCAGGACGGCATCGGCGTGGTGCTGATGCAGGTGGTGCTGTTCAACCTGGCGTTCAACGCCGCGCAGGCGATCCTGTTCGTGCCCTTCACCGGCCTGCTGGCCGCTGCGCTGGAGCGCTGGCTGAAGGTGCCGCCCAGCACCGACGATCGCGCGCCGCGCCACCTCGACAAGCTCGCGCTCGGCACGCCGTCGATCGCGCTGAGCTGCGCCGCCCGCGAGGCGCTGCGCCAGGCCGATGCGGTCGAGACCATGCTGCGCGGCGTGCTGCCGGTGATCCGCAACAACGACCTCGATCTGGCCGCCCGGCTGCGCCAGATGGAAGAAGTGGTCGACGCGCTCTACACCGCCATCAAGCTCTACCTGACGCAGGTCTCGCGCACCGCCTTGTCCGAGCGCGAGAGCCAGCGCTGGACCGAGATCGTCTCGTTCACGATCAACATGGAGCAGATCGGCGACATCATCGAGCGCGTGCTGCAGGACGTCGAGGACAAGAAGATCCGCAAGCAGCGCAGCTTCTCGGACGCCGGCATGGCCGAGATCACGCACCTGCACGAGCGCCTGCTCGCCAATCTGCGGCTGGGCATGAGCGTGTTCCTCGACGGCCATGTGCGCGATGCGCAGAAGCTGCTCGAGGAGAAGGCGCGCTTTCGCGAGCTGGAGCACGAATACGCCTCCACCCACCTGAACCGGCTGCAGGACAACACCGCCGCCAGCATCGAGACCAGCTCGCTGCACCTCGACCTGATCAGCGAGCTCAAGCGCATCAACTCGCACATCTGCTCGATCGCCTACCCGATCCTCGAACCCGCCGGCGCGCTGACGCCGACGCGGCTGCGCGCCTCGCGCATGGGCGGGCTGGACGAAGAGGTGCGGGCGCACGCCCGCTGA
- a CDS encoding methyl-accepting chemotaxis protein → MNQAAPIRAGSRLQLSHKLGLSFGLFVLILLGLTGLALVRIESLNTTLLEVSGGGAKRSQTVRDMERCANLYGSTLGSFSAADPSSLPELYKSLVATAQNCQALNTAARQAIEQPEAVALLDQVDRATQEAQTIIAKSREEYASRGDGAVAFGVRVGMATEQEREQARLAAWSKAVLDLSAWDDAHNQATVQSSSSVAAAARNVLIGGALLALALAGVLGLWLVRDVSRGLSLAVTAARQMADHDLSRPVACNRGDEIGTVLMALEDMRVRLHELAAGVREASSQIYQASAEIAAGSQNLSGRTEQAAATLQQALHTIETLNDSVQQTSGSAQSANQLAQAANQVANQGGQTVSQAVATMAEVDVASRKIADIISIIDGISFQTNILALNAAVEAARAGEQGRGFAVVAGEVRALAQRSATAAQEIKGLIQNSMNKVATGSEQVHRAGSTTQEILSSVERVSGIITTISHDAGEQLVGIGQTRDAVRQLDSVAQQNAAMAEQAAAAAGALTEQAGRLSQMVSSFQLDNADHRRVAQV, encoded by the coding sequence GTGAATCAAGCAGCACCGATACGGGCTGGCAGCCGGCTCCAACTCTCCCACAAGCTCGGACTCAGCTTCGGGCTGTTCGTGCTGATCCTGCTGGGCCTGACCGGCCTGGCGCTGGTGCGCATCGAGTCGCTCAACACCACCTTGCTGGAGGTCAGCGGCGGCGGCGCCAAGCGCAGCCAGACGGTGCGCGACATGGAGCGCTGCGCCAATCTCTACGGCAGCACGCTGGGTTCGTTCTCGGCCGCTGATCCGTCCTCGCTGCCCGAACTCTACAAGTCGCTGGTCGCGACCGCGCAGAACTGCCAGGCGCTGAACACGGCCGCACGGCAGGCGATCGAGCAGCCCGAGGCCGTGGCCCTGCTCGATCAGGTCGACCGGGCCACGCAGGAGGCGCAGACCATCATCGCGAAATCGCGCGAGGAATACGCCAGCCGGGGCGACGGCGCGGTGGCCTTCGGCGTGCGGGTCGGCATGGCCACCGAGCAGGAGCGCGAACAGGCGCGGCTGGCCGCCTGGTCGAAGGCCGTGCTCGACCTCAGTGCCTGGGACGACGCGCACAACCAGGCCACCGTGCAGTCGTCGTCGAGCGTGGCGGCCGCGGCGCGCAACGTGCTGATCGGCGGCGCGCTGCTGGCGCTGGCGCTGGCCGGCGTGCTGGGGCTGTGGCTGGTGCGCGATGTCTCGCGCGGCCTGAGCCTGGCCGTGACCGCAGCCCGTCAGATGGCGGACCACGACCTCTCACGGCCGGTCGCCTGCAACCGCGGCGACGAGATCGGCACCGTGCTGATGGCGCTGGAGGACATGCGCGTGCGCCTGCACGAACTGGCCGCCGGCGTGCGCGAGGCCTCGTCGCAGATCTACCAGGCCAGCGCCGAGATCGCCGCCGGCAGCCAGAACCTGAGCGGGCGCACCGAACAGGCCGCCGCCACGCTGCAGCAGGCGCTGCACACCATCGAGACGCTGAACGACTCGGTGCAGCAGACCAGCGGCTCGGCGCAATCGGCCAACCAGCTCGCGCAGGCGGCCAACCAGGTCGCCAACCAGGGCGGCCAGACGGTGTCGCAGGCGGTGGCGACGATGGCCGAGGTCGACGTGGCCTCGCGCAAGATCGCCGACATCATCTCGATCATCGACGGCATCTCGTTCCAGACCAACATCCTCGCGCTCAACGCGGCGGTCGAGGCCGCCCGCGCCGGCGAGCAGGGCCGCGGCTTCGCGGTGGTGGCCGGCGAGGTGCGCGCGCTGGCCCAGCGCAGCGCCACGGCCGCACAGGAGATCAAGGGGCTGATCCAGAACTCGATGAACAAGGTCGCCACCGGCTCCGAGCAGGTGCACCGCGCCGGCAGCACGACGCAGGAGATCCTGAGTTCGGTCGAGCGCGTCTCGGGCATCATCACGACGATCTCGCACGATGCCGGCGAGCAGCTGGTCGGCATCGGCCAGACCCGCGACGCGGTGCGCCAGCTCGATTCGGTGGCGCAGCAGAACGCCGCGATGGCCGAGCAGGCCGCAGCCGCCGCCGGAGCGCTGACGGAACAGGCCGGGCGGCTGTCGCAGATGGTCAGCAGCTTCCAGCTCGACAACGCCGATCACCGGCGCGTCGCGCAGGTCTGA
- a CDS encoding putative bifunctional diguanylate cyclase/phosphodiesterase — translation MPNTPSFAAHVVFLIRRVPIAARLVAAFGLVLLLLGLMLAQALGHTATMNDAVHRITQGTLNQVMLAHRTQTAAHVGVEQLYSLFVLDQRELRVPVYAQIDQAARDQQEAFDALLAETGLGRNEPVIARVLQDRARYVEAFDETVSLVELDPALARPVMVSQTMPALRSMLAALDMLVAHSSRRAGDDLASLHDLHGQVRARLWFVGVLAVLVALASAALITHSIAKPLRSAVTLAGHISAGRIDTPLPPAASDEVGVLTQAMDDMRQNLARREARIAELAYRDDLTGLANRTLFNDRLDQALASARRQGNALSVLVLDLDRFKQVNDVLGHTLGDQVLKEVGERLRNALMRTTDTVARLAGDEFAVLLPTQDHAAATALGRRLLSVLESPVPVQGQRVDVSASIGIACADDAGLSAAQLMARADIAMHEAKQGNRGLLVFEAAMERHVEHGLTLLSDLRRAADQHEFFLLYQPKLRLSDGHCDAAEVLIRWRHPQRGIVPPDRFIPFAEQTGAIKAITLWVLQHALNQLASWQQLGWQLSLNINVSTRDLGQPDFPALVDNALRRAGVAAASLCLEVTESAIMDDPAQALRCLQALNEMGVRLSIDDFGTGYSSLAYLKKLPVQELKIDRSFVSGLDRDEADVTIVRSTIDLAHHMGLAVVAEGIETEAVSQRLRSFGCDQAQGYLYSRPLPAMEFIAWLKQHRFPAGSGIGAKPDGRAGMPAGPLIAA, via the coding sequence ATGCCGAACACGCCTTCGTTTGCAGCCCACGTGGTGTTCCTGATCCGGCGCGTGCCCATCGCCGCACGCCTGGTGGCCGCCTTCGGCCTGGTGCTGCTGCTGCTGGGCCTGATGCTGGCGCAGGCGCTCGGCCACACCGCCACGATGAACGACGCCGTGCACCGCATCACGCAGGGCACGCTCAACCAGGTGATGCTGGCGCACCGCACGCAGACCGCCGCGCACGTGGGTGTCGAGCAGCTGTATTCGCTGTTCGTGCTCGATCAGCGCGAGCTGCGCGTGCCCGTCTACGCCCAGATCGACCAGGCCGCGCGCGATCAGCAGGAGGCCTTCGACGCCCTGCTGGCCGAGACCGGGCTGGGCCGCAACGAGCCGGTGATCGCCCGGGTGCTGCAGGACCGCGCGCGTTATGTCGAAGCCTTCGACGAGACCGTCTCGCTGGTCGAGCTCGACCCCGCACTGGCGCGGCCGGTGATGGTGTCGCAGACCATGCCGGCGCTGCGCAGCATGCTGGCCGCGCTCGACATGCTGGTGGCGCACAGCTCCAGACGCGCCGGCGACGACCTCGCCAGCCTGCACGATCTGCACGGCCAGGTGCGCGCCCGGCTCTGGTTCGTCGGCGTGCTGGCGGTGCTGGTGGCGCTGGCATCGGCGGCACTGATCACGCATTCGATCGCCAAGCCGTTGCGCTCGGCGGTGACGCTGGCCGGCCACATCTCGGCCGGCCGCATCGACACGCCGCTGCCACCGGCGGCCAGCGACGAGGTCGGCGTGCTGACGCAGGCGATGGACGACATGCGCCAGAACCTGGCACGCCGCGAGGCCCGCATCGCCGAGCTGGCCTACCGCGACGACCTCACCGGCCTGGCCAACCGCACGCTGTTCAACGACCGCCTCGATCAGGCGCTGGCCAGCGCGCGCCGGCAGGGCAATGCGCTGTCGGTGCTGGTGCTCGACCTCGACCGCTTCAAGCAGGTCAACGACGTGCTCGGCCACACCCTCGGCGACCAGGTCCTGAAGGAGGTGGGCGAGCGCCTGCGCAACGCGCTGATGCGCACCACCGACACCGTGGCGCGGCTGGCCGGCGACGAGTTCGCGGTGCTGCTGCCGACCCAGGACCACGCCGCCGCGACGGCGCTCGGCCGACGCCTGCTGTCGGTGCTCGAGAGCCCCGTGCCGGTGCAGGGCCAGCGGGTCGACGTCAGCGCCAGCATCGGCATCGCCTGCGCCGACGACGCCGGCCTGAGCGCAGCCCAGCTGATGGCACGCGCGGACATCGCCATGCACGAGGCCAAGCAGGGCAACCGCGGCCTGCTGGTGTTCGAGGCGGCGATGGAGCGCCACGTCGAACACGGTCTGACGCTGCTGAGCGACCTGCGCCGCGCCGCCGATCAGCACGAGTTCTTCCTGCTCTACCAGCCCAAGCTGCGGCTGTCCGACGGCCACTGCGACGCCGCCGAGGTGCTGATCCGCTGGCGCCACCCGCAGCGCGGCATCGTGCCGCCGGACCGTTTCATCCCGTTTGCCGAGCAGACCGGCGCGATCAAGGCGATCACGCTGTGGGTGCTGCAGCACGCGCTGAACCAGCTGGCGAGCTGGCAGCAGCTGGGCTGGCAGCTGTCGCTCAACATCAACGTCTCGACCCGCGACCTCGGCCAGCCCGACTTCCCGGCCCTGGTCGACAACGCCCTGCGGCGCGCCGGCGTGGCCGCCGCCAGCCTATGCCTCGAAGTGACCGAGAGCGCCATCATGGACGACCCGGCGCAGGCGCTGCGCTGCCTGCAGGCGCTCAACGAGATGGGCGTGCGGCTGTCGATCGACGACTTCGGCACCGGCTACTCGTCGCTCGCCTACCTGAAGAAGCTGCCGGTGCAGGAGCTCAAGATCGATCGCTCCTTCGTCAGCGGCCTCGACCGCGACGAGGCCGACGTGACCATCGTGCGCTCGACCATCGACCTGGCCCACCACATGGGCCTGGCCGTGGTGGCCGAGGGCATCGAGACCGAGGCGGTCAGCCAGCGCCTGCGCAGCTTCGGCTGCGACCAGGCGCAGGGTTATCTGTACAGCCGGCCGCTGCCGGCGATGGAGTTCATCGCCTGGCTGAAGCAGCATCGTTTCCCGGCCGGATCGGGCATCGGCGCGAAGCCCGACGGCCGTGCCGGAATGCCGGCCGGTCCCCTGATCGCCGCCTGA
- the alkA gene encoding DNA-3-methyladenine glycosylase 2, with amino-acid sequence MPSRSAPLASTDATAHAACYAALVARDRRFDGRFFVGVTSTGIYCRPVCGVRTPKAANCRFFDNAAAAEAGGFRPCLRCRPELAPGLAGIDMPSRLAWAAAQRIEAGALDDGGLTGLSARLGITDRHLRRIFMAAFGVTPIDYAQTQRLLIAKRLLADTTLPVTEVALAAGFGSLRRFNHLFQSRYRLTPGELRRASGPAAREGGLHFELAFRPPLDWPRLLAFLAARCVAGVEAVADGTYRRSVRLHAGGSEHTGWLALGLAAHGEAIAVDVAPSLLRVLPALLAGVRRLCDLSCDPQAVAAVLGPLAADAPGLRVPGAFDGFEMAVRAVLGQQVTVKAAHTLAGRMAAAFGEPLRSEQSLDGVGLLFPTPQRLASAGAEQIAALGIVRSRADALIALAQAVSSGEIDLGPAADVALCTERLQALPGIGRWTAQYIALRALGWPDAWPSGDVALIKALGAAGPREADALAEAWRPWRSYATVQLWRRLAEAATAPKP; translated from the coding sequence ATGCCGAGCCGATCCGCCCCCCTCGCCAGCACCGACGCGACCGCGCATGCCGCCTGTTATGCGGCGCTGGTGGCGCGCGATCGGCGCTTCGACGGGCGCTTCTTCGTCGGCGTCACCTCCACCGGCATCTACTGCCGGCCGGTCTGCGGCGTGCGCACGCCCAAGGCCGCGAACTGCCGTTTCTTCGACAACGCCGCCGCCGCCGAGGCGGGTGGATTCAGGCCCTGCCTGCGCTGCCGGCCGGAACTGGCGCCGGGGCTCGCGGGCATCGACATGCCCTCGCGCCTGGCCTGGGCTGCGGCCCAGCGCATCGAGGCCGGCGCGCTCGACGATGGCGGGCTGACCGGCCTGTCGGCGCGGCTGGGCATCACCGACCGCCACCTGCGCCGCATCTTCATGGCCGCCTTCGGCGTCACGCCGATCGACTACGCCCAGACCCAGCGGCTGCTGATCGCCAAGCGCCTGCTGGCCGACACCACGCTGCCGGTCACCGAGGTGGCGCTGGCGGCGGGCTTCGGCAGCCTGCGGCGCTTCAATCACCTGTTTCAAAGCCGCTACCGGCTCACGCCGGGTGAACTGCGGCGCGCCAGCGGCCCGGCTGCGCGCGAGGGCGGGCTGCACTTCGAGCTGGCGTTCCGCCCGCCGCTCGATTGGCCGCGGCTGCTGGCCTTCCTGGCGGCGCGCTGCGTGGCCGGTGTCGAGGCGGTGGCCGACGGCACCTATCGGCGCAGCGTGCGGCTGCACGCCGGCGGCAGCGAGCACACCGGCTGGCTGGCGCTCGGCCTGGCCGCGCACGGCGAGGCGATCGCGGTCGACGTCGCGCCCAGCCTCTTGCGCGTGCTGCCGGCGCTGCTGGCCGGCGTGCGCCGCCTGTGCGACCTGTCGTGCGACCCGCAGGCGGTGGCCGCGGTGCTCGGCCCGCTGGCTGCCGATGCGCCGGGTCTGCGCGTGCCGGGCGCGTTCGACGGCTTCGAGATGGCGGTGCGGGCCGTGCTCGGCCAGCAGGTCACGGTCAAGGCAGCGCACACGCTGGCCGGCCGAATGGCGGCCGCGTTCGGCGAGCCGCTGCGATCGGAGCAGTCGTTGGACGGCGTCGGCCTGCTGTTCCCGACGCCGCAGCGGCTGGCGTCGGCCGGCGCCGAGCAGATCGCCGCGCTGGGTATCGTGCGCAGCCGCGCCGATGCGTTGATCGCGCTGGCGCAGGCGGTGTCGAGCGGCGAGATCGATCTCGGCCCGGCCGCCGACGTGGCCCTGTGCACCGAGCGCCTGCAAGCCCTGCCGGGCATCGGCCGCTGGACCGCGCAGTACATTGCGCTGCGCGCGCTCGGCTGGCCCGACGCCTGGCCGAGCGGCGACGTCGCACTGATCAAGGCGCTCGGCGCCGCCGGCCCGCGCGAGGCCGATGCGCTGGCCGAAGCCTGGCGCCCCTGGCGCAGCTACGCCACCGTGCAACTCTGGCGCCGGCTCGCCGAAGCGGCCACCGCCCCGAAACCATGA
- a CDS encoding methylated-DNA--[protein]-cysteine S-methyltransferase translates to MKQPPIRWAAYASPLGAMTLAATPAGLCGVWFDGQQHFDGPAADWQHDAADATLIETATQLDDWFAGRRQAFDLPLDPHGTEFQRAVWSALVQIGFGQSLAYGDVAAALGRPTATRAVGAATGRNPISIVVPCHRLIGRSGALTGYAGGLARKVALLAFEAGEPGLWRDAP, encoded by the coding sequence ATGAAACAGCCCCCGATCCGCTGGGCCGCCTATGCCAGCCCGCTCGGCGCGATGACGCTCGCCGCCACGCCCGCCGGCCTGTGCGGCGTCTGGTTCGACGGCCAGCAGCATTTCGACGGCCCGGCCGCCGACTGGCAGCACGACGCGGCCGATGCCACGCTGATCGAAACCGCCACGCAGCTGGACGACTGGTTCGCCGGCCGGCGCCAGGCCTTCGACCTGCCGCTCGATCCGCACGGCACCGAGTTCCAGCGCGCCGTCTGGTCGGCCCTGGTGCAGATCGGCTTCGGCCAGTCGCTGGCCTATGGCGACGTCGCGGCTGCACTCGGCCGGCCGACCGCCACGCGCGCGGTGGGTGCGGCGACCGGGCGCAATCCGATCTCGATCGTCGTGCCGTGTCATCGCCTGATCGGCCGCAGCGGCGCGCTGACGGGTTATGCCGGCGGGCTGGCGCGCAAGGTCGCGCTGCTGGCGTTCGAGGCCGGTGAACCCGGTTTGTGGCGCGACGCGCCATGA
- a CDS encoding DMT family transporter has translation MKGRDLSDLLLLAALWGGSFLFLRYAAPVFGAVPLIWLRVAIAAACLLPLLLWHGQLGVLRERAGPITVMAIFNSALPFVLIAWATLSVTAGFASIVNATVPIFTALVGAVWLKDRLDASRIVGLALGFAGVLLMSADKADFKPGGSGWAVLSLLGAALSYGFAANYTKRHLGGVPALANATGSQLASALLLLPLAPLDWPAVTPGVGPWLAAIALGVGCSALAYLLFFRLIGRVGASRAVTVTFLVPVFGTLWGVLFLGEAVTPGMAGGGLVILAGTALATGLLRLPALRRAGR, from the coding sequence ATGAAGGGCCGCGACCTGTCCGACCTGCTGCTGCTGGCCGCGCTGTGGGGCGGCTCGTTCCTGTTCCTGCGGTATGCCGCGCCGGTGTTCGGCGCGGTGCCGCTCATCTGGTTGCGGGTGGCGATCGCCGCGGCCTGCCTGCTGCCGCTGCTGCTGTGGCACGGCCAGCTGGGCGTCCTGCGCGAGCGCGCCGGGCCGATCACCGTGATGGCGATCTTCAACTCGGCGCTGCCGTTCGTGCTGATCGCCTGGGCCACGCTGTCGGTCACCGCCGGCTTCGCGTCGATCGTCAACGCCACGGTGCCGATCTTCACCGCGCTGGTCGGCGCGGTCTGGCTGAAGGATCGGCTCGACGCCTCGCGCATCGTCGGGCTGGCGCTGGGTTTTGCCGGCGTGCTGCTGATGTCGGCCGACAAGGCCGACTTCAAGCCCGGCGGCAGCGGCTGGGCGGTGCTGTCGCTGCTGGGCGCTGCGCTCAGCTACGGCTTTGCGGCCAACTACACCAAGCGCCATCTGGGCGGCGTGCCCGCGCTGGCCAACGCCACCGGCTCGCAGCTGGCGTCGGCGCTGCTGCTGTTGCCGCTGGCGCCGCTCGACTGGCCGGCCGTGACGCCGGGCGTCGGGCCGTGGCTGGCGGCGATCGCCTTGGGCGTGGGCTGTTCGGCGCTGGCCTACCTGCTGTTCTTCCGGCTGATCGGCCGGGTCGGCGCCTCGCGCGCGGTCACGGTCACGTTCCTGGTGCCGGTGTTCGGCACGCTCTGGGGCGTGCTGTTTCTGGGCGAGGCAGTGACCCCCGGCATGGCCGGCGGCGGTCTGGTGATCCTGGCCGGCACCGCCCTGGCGACCGGCCTGCTGCGCCTGCCGGCGCTGCGACGCGCCGGTCGCTGA